Within Mycobacterium heckeshornense, the genomic segment TCAGCGGCGTGCCGTTTGACTTCCGCGAGCCGTACCTTGGTGCGGCCGACCCCGGCGATGCCGGTCCGCTCGTTGCCGAGCAGGAACTTCGCGTAGGTCCAGCCCTGGTTTTCCTCGCCGACAAGTTGATCGGCGGGCACCCGCACGTCCTCGAAGAACACCTCGTTGACCTCGTAGCTGCCGTCGATCAACTTGATCGGCCGCATCGTGATACCCGCAGTGGCGAGGTCGATCAGCAGAAACGAAATCCCGGCCTGCTTCTTGGCTGCCTGCGGGTCGGTGCGCACCAGACAGAAGATCCAGTCCGCATACTGGCCAAGCGTTGTCCACGTCTTCTGTCCGTTGACCACGTAACTGTCGCCGTCGCGCTGTGCGGTGGTGCGCAGCGACGCCAGATCCGATCCGGCCTCCGGTTCGGAGAAACCCTGGCACCACCAGATGTCCAGGCTGGCCGTCGGCGGCAAAAATCGCTCTTTGATGTGCTGCGAGCCGAATTCGGCGATCACCGGACCGACCATCTTGGTGTTGAAGTTCAGCGGTTCGGGCACGCCCGCCAGCTGCATCTCGTCCAGCCAGATCTGATGCTGGGTGGGTGTCCAGTCCTTGCCGCCCCACTCGATGGGCCAGTTGGGCACCGCAAGCCCGTGGTCGTTGAGGATTTTGTGGCTGGTGACGATGTCTTCGCGGCTGGGCGGCAGGCCGGCTCGCACCCGCTCGCGGATCTCGGCCGGGACCTTGCTGGTGTAAAAAGCGCGAAGCTCGTCACGGAACGCGGCTTCAGCGTCGGTGAGCGCCAGCTGCATCGCGGCCTCCTTCAAGCGGTAAACGGAACCGGCGGTTCTGCCCTGCACGTTAGGCGGCGACGGTCGTCAACCACAAACTTGTGCACAGTCTCGGTTGCATCCACAACCAGTGGTCAGCCGCGTTCTGACGCCGCGGGTGTGACGGCCCCGGCGCCTACGCTCGGGCCCGTGGCAACAGAACTTCCCGCAGAGCGACTACACCGACGCCTCGGTGCGCGGCCCGGCGCCGACGCCGATATTGCCGAGAACATCGACGCCGACGCTGACCCGAACTCGTTGCTGCCGCGCTGGCTTCCGGACAGCTCGCTCCACGGCGCAGCTGGCTGGGTGGCAAAAATCCGCGCCGACCCCGGTCGTGCCGGTGCGATCGCACTGGCGGTGATCGCCGGCCTCGCCGTGCTGGTCACCGTGTTCACCGTGGTGCGTAACCGTCCGGCGCCCGTCGTGTCGGCCAAATTGCCTCCCGTTGAAATGGTTTCATCGGCGAGCCGCGGCCCAGGTGCCAGCCCGTCACCCAAAGCGGATCAACCGGTGGTGGTGAGCGTCGTCGGCCTGGTGCACAAACCCGGGCTGGTCACCCTGGCGCCCGGCGCACGCATCGCTGACGCGCTCAACGCCGCCGGCGGCGTGATGGCGGGTGCCGACACCATCGGCCTCAACATGGCACGTCAACTCGGCGACGGCGAGCAGATAGTCGTCGGGATCGCGCCGGCCAAAGGTCAGCCCTCCGCACTGGGCAGCTCGGTGACTTCGGCAACGCCTGGCACGCCGACCGCGCCGGGCACGACCTCGGGACCAGCCTCGCCGAAGCCCGGCGAGGTGATCAATCTCAACACGGCGACGGTGCAGCAGCTGGACACCCTGCCCGGAATCGGGCCGGTGACGGCGGCCGCGATCGTGGCGTGGCGGGAAGCCAACGGCAAGTTCACCAGCGTGGATCAGCTCGCCGAGGTGGATGGCATCGGCCCCGCCCGACTCGACAAGCTGCGCGCCCTGGTCCGCGTCTGAGACCAGTGCAGCATGCTGGTGTCGATACCGGATCGGCGCGGTGGGATGTGCGCCTGGTCCCTGCCGCCCTGAGCAGCTGGATCGTCACCGCGGCTGGGATTCGGTGGCCCGTCGGCGGGGCCGCCGCGCTGGTTTGCCTTGCGCTGGCCGCTTGGTCGGGTGCGTTGTGGTGGCACGGGCGCAGCCGGCGATCAGCGTGCACGCGCACCGTCAGCGTTGGCCTGCTGGGCGCCGCTGTGGTGGGTGCCGGCTTCGGGCTGGCGATCGCGCTGCGCACCGAGGCCGTCGATCACCATCCGGTCACAGCGGCGTTCGGGCATGCGGTAGCGGTGACGGTCACACCCACCGAAAGCGCGATCGGGGTTGGTCGCGGCCGGCTGCTGTTTCGCGCCACGCTGCACCGCCTCGGTACCGACGAAATGTCCGGTCGCGTCGTGGTTTTCGCGCCCGCGGCGGATTTCGGCGAAGTGGTGGCGGGCCAGCCGTTGCGTTTCACTGCGCGGATTGGGCGTCCGGTCCGTCGTGATCTGACGATCGCTGCGCTCAACGCGACCGGAAAGCCGGCGGTGGGCCGCGCCGGATGGGTGCACCGGGCCGCACACATGGTCCGTGACCGGTTCGCTGTGGCGGCCCGCGAAGTACTGCCGGCAGCGCAGGCCGCGACGCTGCCCGCACTGGTGCTCGGCGACACCTCCGGGGTGACGGCGCTGACCGGCCGGGAGTTTCGCGCGGCGGGGCTGACGCATCTGACGGCGGTCTCTGGGGCCAACGTCACCATTGTGTGTGGCGCGGTGCTGTTTTCGGCCCGGCTGATCGGGCCGCGCGCGGCGGTGGGCCTCGCCGCGGTCGCCCTGGTGGTTTTTGTGATCGTGGTGCAGCCGACGGCCAGCGTGTTGCGCGCGGCGGTGATGGGCGCCATAGCGCTGCTGGGCATGTTGTCGTCGCGGCGGCGCCAGGCGATCCCTAGCCTGTGCGCCGCAGTGCTGGTGCTGATGGTGGCTGCTCCCCAGCTGGCTGTCGACGTGGGCTTTGCCTTGTCGGTGGTGGCGACGGCGGCGCTGGTCGTGATCGCGCCGGTCTGGTCACGGCGCATGGTGTCACGGGGCTGTCCCAAACCGCTCGCCGATGCCGTTTGCGTCGCGTGTGCCGCTCAGGTGGTCACTGCTCCCTTGGTAGCCGGGATTTCGGGACGCGTCAGCGTAGTGGCTGCGGTAGCCAATCTCGCAGCCGCGCCGGTTATCGTGCCGATTACCGTGCTGGGGACCGCCGCCGCCACGGTGGGCGTGTGCTGGCCGGCGGCGGCGCAACTGCTGATCCGTTTTACCGGTCCCGAGGTGTGGTGGGTGCTCAGCGTCGCCCACTGGGCGGCCATGGTGCCGGGTGCGAGCATGCCCGTTCCGGTGGGCCTGCCCGGTGTCATCGTGGTCGGGGCCTGCGCCGTGCTGGTCGTTACGCTGTGGCGTTGGCGGTGGTTTCGCGTCGTCGCCGGCAGCGCCGTGGTGTGTCTGATGGGGTGGGCGTTGTCCGGGCTCATATCCGATCCGTCGGCGTCGGTCGGTCATGACACGATCGTGAAGTGAGCTCAGCGGTTGGGCCCCTGCATCTGGTGCTCGGAGACGAAGAGTTGCTGGTCGAGCGCGCCGTGGCGGCGATACTGCGATCGGCGCGCGAGCGCGCCGGTACGGGCGACGTCCCGGTGAATCGGGTGCGCGCGGGCGATGTCGACAACTACGAACTGGCCGAGCTGCTGAGCCCGTCACTTTTCGTCGACGAGCGGGTGGTGGTGCTGGAAGCCGCGGGCGACGCGGGCAAGGACGCGGCCAACGTCATTGCCGCGACCGCCGCCGACATCCCGCCCGGCACGGTGCTGGTGGTGGTGCACTCCGGTGGTGGGCGCGCCAAGGCGCTGGCAAGCCAATTGCGCGAGCTCGGCGCGGTGGTCCACCCATGCGCCAGGATCACCAAATCCAGCGAACGCGCCGACTTCGTTCGCGGCGAATTCCGTTCGCTGGACGTCCGGGTCGACGACGACACCGTCACCGCGTTGCTCGAGGCGGTCGGCTCGGACCTCCGCGAGCTCGCGTCCGCGTGTTCGCAGCTGGTCGCCGATACCGGCGGCCACGTCGATGCCGCCGCCGTGCGGCGCTATCACAGCGGTAATGCCGAGGTGAAGGGCTTCGACATCGCCGACAAAGCCGTGGCCGGCGACATCGCCGGAGCAGCCGAAGCGCTGCGGTGGGCGATGATGCGTGGCGAGCCGCACGTGGTGCTCGCCGACGCGCTGGCCGAAGCTGTCCACACCATCGCCCGGGTGGGGCCGCTGTCCGGTGACCCGTACCGGCTGGCCGCGGAGCTGGGCATGCCGCCGTGGCGGGTGCAGAAGGCCCAGCGGCAGGCCCGGCGGTGGTCGCGCGACACCGTGGCCGCCGCGATGAAGCTCGTCGCCGCGCTCAACGCCGATGTCAAGGGGGCCGCCGCCGATCCGGACTATGCGCTGGAGGCCGCGGTGCGCAAGGTCGCCGAGCTAGTCGCCAAGGGTCGCTGAGCAGACGTAACGGCACCCGTTTCATGCCGAAACGGGCGCCTTTGGGTCTGCTGGCCGTCGCCTGGTCAGAGCTTGTTGTAAGCCCGCGCCAGCGCCGACTTCTTGTTTGCCGCCTGATTTTTGTGGATCACACCCTTGGTGGCCGCCTTGTCCAGTTTGCGGCTGGTCGCGACCAGCAGCTCGGCGGCCTTCTCTTTCTCACCTGCCGCGACGGCCTCACGGAATTTGCGGATCGCTGTGCGAACCGACGACTTCACCGACTTGTTACGCAGCCGCCGGCGCTCGTTGGTGCGGTTGCGCTTCGCCTGCTGCTTGATGTTGGCCACGCGCCAGTTCCTTCGTCGTTCTCGAGCGGATTTGCGGGAGTCACGGTTTGCCCAGCATGGGGGCAACGACGAGACAGGGTACCAGTCGGCTACGCATTCTCTCAAAGCGGAGGGCCTTGGCCTGCGGAAACGGCGCCGGTGGTGCAGCATGTCATAGGTGGGCGTTCGTAGTCTGCCCGCCGAAACCAGGCGGAATCCGCGCAGCCGGTTGCGCCCGTCGAAGCGCTACCAGGGTATTTTCGACGGCTATAACAACCCGGCCAGCTATGCGACCGCCTTCGACGAGATGTTCGACGGTCAAGGCAATGTCCGCGGACCCTATAAAGGGATCTACGCCGAGCTCGCTCCGTCCGACGCATCAGAACTCGAGGCGCGCGCCGAGGCGCTGGGCCGCGCATTTGTTGATCAGGGCATCACGTTCTCGCTGTCAGGTAAGGAACGGCCGTTCCCGCTCGACCTGATCCCGCGGGTGATTTCGGCTGCCGAGTGGACGCGGTTGGAACGCGGCATCACCCAGCGGGTCAAAGCGCTGGAAATGTATCTCGACGACATCTATGGCGACCAAGAAATCTTGCGTGACGGCGTCCTCCCGCGCCGACTCGTCACCTCCTGCGAGCACTTTCACCGTCAGGCCGCCGGCATCGTGCCGCCCAACGGCGTTCGGATCCACGTCGCCGGCATCGACTTGATTCGCGACCAGCGCGGCAACTTTCGAGTCCTCGAAGACAACCTGCGCTCGCCGTCGGGGGTGTCGTACGTGATGGAGAACCGGCGCACGATGGCGCGGGTCTTCCCAAACCTGTTCGCCACCCACCGGGTACGCGCAGTCGACGACTACGCCGCGCACCTGCTGCGCGCGCTGCGCAACTCCGCAGCCACCAACGAGGCCGACCCGACCGTGGTGGTGCTCACCCCGGGCGTCGCCAACGCAGCGTACTTCGAGCATTCGCTGCTGGCCCGGCAGATGGGTGTCGAACTCGTCGAAGGCCGCGACCTGTTCTGCCGCGACAACCAGGTATACATGCGCACCACCGAAGGCGAGCGCCAGGTCGACGTCATCTACCGGCGCATCGACGACGCGTTCTTGGACCCGCTGCAGTTTCGTCCGGACTCGGTGCTCGGGGTGGCCGGCCTGCTCAACGCCGCGCGCGCCGGCAACGTGGTGATCTCCAGCGCCGTCGGCAACGGGGTCGGCGACGACAAACTCGTCTACACCTACGTGCCCACGATCATCGAGTACTACCTCGGCGAGAAGCCGTTGCTGGCCAATGTGGAGACACTGCGCTGCTGGCTCGACAACGAACGCGAGGAGGTGCTGGACCGCATTGACGAACTGGTGCTCAAACCGGTCGAAGGGTCCGGCGGATACGGAATCGTCTTCGGACCGGACGCCTCTGAGCAAGAACTTTCGTTGGCAGCCAAGAAGATTCGCGACGACCCGCGCGGCTGGATCGCGCAGCCGGTGTTGCAGTTGTCGACGGTGCCGACGCGGGTCGGCAACAAGCTCGCCCCCCGCCATGTCGATTTGCGGCCCTTCGCCGTCAACGACGGCGACGAGGTATGGGTGCTGCCGGGCGGACTGACCCGGGTCGCGCTACTGGAGGACTCGCTGGTGGTCAACTCCAGCCAGGGCGGCGGTTCGAAGGACACCTGGGTGCTGGCACCGCGTGCGTCCCCGGCGCATCGCGAGCTCGGCGCGGCTGAGATCGTGCGGTCGCTGCCTGGGCCGGCTGGGGTGCCCGACGGCGAAACGGCCGTCGACGGCACCTCCTCGCCACAGCGCCAGCAGCCGCTACTGGCGCGTCAGCCGCAGGATCAGCAGTCGCAGCAACAGTAAAGGCGGGCGGAGTGATGCTGGCACGAAACGCCGAGGCGCTGTACTGGATTGGCCGCTACGTCGAGCGCGCCGACGACACCGCACGCATTCTCGATGTGACCGTGCACCAACTACTCGAGGACTCCAGCGTCGACCCCGACCACATTTCCCGGGTATTGCTGCACGTGCTCGGCATCGAACCGCCGGAGACCGAGTTGGACGTCTGGTCGCTGACCGAGTTGGTGGCGTTTCGCCGCAACACCCAAGGAGGCTGTTCCATCGTCGACGCGATCTCGGCCGCCCGAGAAAACGCACGCTCGGCACGCGAAGTGACTTCCACTGAGATCTGGGAATGCCTCAATACCACCTACAATGCGCTTGCCGAACGCGAACGCGCAGCCAAACGTTTTGGACCGCACGACTTTCTGTCATTCGTCGAAGGTCGTGCAGCGATGTTCGCGGGTCTGGCCGACTCCACCTTGTCCCGTGACGACGGTTACCGCTTCATGATGCTCGGCCGCGCAATCGAGCGTGTCGATATGACGGTTCGGCTGTTGCTTTCACGCGTGGGGGACAGCGCGTCATCGCCGGCGTGGGTGACGGTGTTGCGCTCAGCCGGCGCGCACGACACCTATCTGCGCACTTACCGCGGGGTATTGGACGCCAACCGGGTGGTCGAGTTCATGCTGTTGGACCGGCTTTTTCCCCGGTCGATCTTCTTTTCGCTGAAAGTAGCCGAACACAACCTCGACGAGCTGCTCCGTCATCCGCAAAGCCGGGTCGGTGCGACCGCCGAAGCGCAGCGGCTGCTTGGTCGGGCCCGCAGTGAACTCGAGTTCCTGCAGCCGGGCGTGCTATTTGAGTCGCTGGAGGCCCGGCTGGCCGACCTGCAGAACACCTGCCGCGAAGTTGGAGAAGCGTTGGCGCTGCAGTACTTCCATGTCGCGCCGTGGGTGGCGTGGTCCGATGTGGGTCAGCGCCACCCACCGCCGGCCGTGCGGGGGAAGGCCTGATGTGGCGGATGCGGGTGGTGCACACCACGGGCTATGCGTACCCCTCGCCGGTTACCGCCTCGTATAACGAGGCCCGGCTGACGCCGCGGTCGGACACCCGCCAGAACGTGATCCTCAACCGCGTCGAAACGGTGCCCGCTACCCGGTCGTATCGCTATGTCGACTACTGGGGCACCGCGGTGACCGCGTTCGATCTGCATGCCCCGCACAGCGAACTAACAGTGACATCGTCTTCGGTTGTGGAGACGGACCGTCCCCAACCGCCGGCCGAGAAGACGACGTGGGCCCAGCTGCAAACCGAAGCGGTGATCGATCGGTTCGACGAGGTGCTC encodes:
- a CDS encoding acyl-CoA dehydrogenase family protein, with amino-acid sequence MQLALTDAEAAFRDELRAFYTSKVPAEIRERVRAGLPPSREDIVTSHKILNDHGLAVPNWPIEWGGKDWTPTQHQIWLDEMQLAGVPEPLNFNTKMVGPVIAEFGSQHIKERFLPPTASLDIWWCQGFSEPEAGSDLASLRTTAQRDGDSYVVNGQKTWTTLGQYADWIFCLVRTDPQAAKKQAGISFLLIDLATAGITMRPIKLIDGSYEVNEVFFEDVRVPADQLVGEENQGWTYAKFLLGNERTGIAGVGRTKVRLAEVKRHAADTGRLDDLLFAARLAEVENDLLALELTQMRVTADSAGGKPNPASSVLKLRGSQLQQAATELLLEVAGPDALPSQAGDDIASPGWAQRSAPHYLNYRKTSIYGGSSEVQRTIIASTILGL
- a CDS encoding ComEA family DNA-binding protein, translated to MATELPAERLHRRLGARPGADADIAENIDADADPNSLLPRWLPDSSLHGAAGWVAKIRADPGRAGAIALAVIAGLAVLVTVFTVVRNRPAPVVSAKLPPVEMVSSASRGPGASPSPKADQPVVVSVVGLVHKPGLVTLAPGARIADALNAAGGVMAGADTIGLNMARQLGDGEQIVVGIAPAKGQPSALGSSVTSATPGTPTAPGTTSGPASPKPGEVINLNTATVQQLDTLPGIGPVTAAAIVAWREANGKFTSVDQLAEVDGIGPARLDKLRALVRV
- a CDS encoding ComEC/Rec2 family competence protein, whose protein sequence is MQHAGVDTGSARWDVRLVPAALSSWIVTAAGIRWPVGGAAALVCLALAAWSGALWWHGRSRRSACTRTVSVGLLGAAVVGAGFGLAIALRTEAVDHHPVTAAFGHAVAVTVTPTESAIGVGRGRLLFRATLHRLGTDEMSGRVVVFAPAADFGEVVAGQPLRFTARIGRPVRRDLTIAALNATGKPAVGRAGWVHRAAHMVRDRFAVAAREVLPAAQAATLPALVLGDTSGVTALTGREFRAAGLTHLTAVSGANVTIVCGAVLFSARLIGPRAAVGLAAVALVVFVIVVQPTASVLRAAVMGAIALLGMLSSRRRQAIPSLCAAVLVLMVAAPQLAVDVGFALSVVATAALVVIAPVWSRRMVSRGCPKPLADAVCVACAAQVVTAPLVAGISGRVSVVAAVANLAAAPVIVPITVLGTAAATVGVCWPAAAQLLIRFTGPEVWWVLSVAHWAAMVPGASMPVPVGLPGVIVVGACAVLVVTLWRWRWFRVVAGSAVVCLMGWALSGLISDPSASVGHDTIVK
- the holA gene encoding DNA polymerase III subunit delta; translation: MSSAVGPLHLVLGDEELLVERAVAAILRSARERAGTGDVPVNRVRAGDVDNYELAELLSPSLFVDERVVVLEAAGDAGKDAANVIAATAADIPPGTVLVVVHSGGGRAKALASQLRELGAVVHPCARITKSSERADFVRGEFRSLDVRVDDDTVTALLEAVGSDLRELASACSQLVADTGGHVDAAAVRRYHSGNAEVKGFDIADKAVAGDIAGAAEALRWAMMRGEPHVVLADALAEAVHTIARVGPLSGDPYRLAAELGMPPWRVQKAQRQARRWSRDTVAAAMKLVAALNADVKGAAADPDYALEAAVRKVAELVAKGR
- the rpsT gene encoding 30S ribosomal protein S20; the protein is MANIKQQAKRNRTNERRRLRNKSVKSSVRTAIRKFREAVAAGEKEKAAELLVATSRKLDKAATKGVIHKNQAANKKSALARAYNKL
- a CDS encoding circularly permuted type 2 ATP-grasp protein; the protein is MPAETRRNPRSRLRPSKRYQGIFDGYNNPASYATAFDEMFDGQGNVRGPYKGIYAELAPSDASELEARAEALGRAFVDQGITFSLSGKERPFPLDLIPRVISAAEWTRLERGITQRVKALEMYLDDIYGDQEILRDGVLPRRLVTSCEHFHRQAAGIVPPNGVRIHVAGIDLIRDQRGNFRVLEDNLRSPSGVSYVMENRRTMARVFPNLFATHRVRAVDDYAAHLLRALRNSAATNEADPTVVVLTPGVANAAYFEHSLLARQMGVELVEGRDLFCRDNQVYMRTTEGERQVDVIYRRIDDAFLDPLQFRPDSVLGVAGLLNAARAGNVVISSAVGNGVGDDKLVYTYVPTIIEYYLGEKPLLANVETLRCWLDNEREEVLDRIDELVLKPVEGSGGYGIVFGPDASEQELSLAAKKIRDDPRGWIAQPVLQLSTVPTRVGNKLAPRHVDLRPFAVNDGDEVWVLPGGLTRVALLEDSLVVNSSQGGGSKDTWVLAPRASPAHRELGAAEIVRSLPGPAGVPDGETAVDGTSSPQRQQPLLARQPQDQQSQQQ
- a CDS encoding alpha-E domain-containing protein, giving the protein MLARNAEALYWIGRYVERADDTARILDVTVHQLLEDSSVDPDHISRVLLHVLGIEPPETELDVWSLTELVAFRRNTQGGCSIVDAISAARENARSAREVTSTEIWECLNTTYNALAERERAAKRFGPHDFLSFVEGRAAMFAGLADSTLSRDDGYRFMMLGRAIERVDMTVRLLLSRVGDSASSPAWVTVLRSAGAHDTYLRTYRGVLDANRVVEFMLLDRLFPRSIFFSLKVAEHNLDELLRHPQSRVGATAEAQRLLGRARSELEFLQPGVLFESLEARLADLQNTCREVGEALALQYFHVAPWVAWSDVGQRHPPPAVRGKA